In Symphalangus syndactylus isolate Jambi chromosome 14, NHGRI_mSymSyn1-v2.1_pri, whole genome shotgun sequence, one DNA window encodes the following:
- the LOC129462117 gene encoding phosducin-like protein 3: MQDPNADTEWNDILRKKGILPPKESLKELEEEAEEEQHILQQSVVKTYEDMTLEELEDHEDEFNEEDERAIEMYRRQRLAEWKATKLKNKFGEVSEISGKDCVQEVIKAGEGLWVILHLYKQGIPLCALINQHLSGLARKFPYVKFIKAISTTCIPNYPDRNLPTIFVYLEGDIKAQFIGPLVFGSMNLTRDELEWKLSESGAIMTDLEENPKKPIEDVLLSSVRCSVLMRRDSDSEGD, from the coding sequence ATGCAGGACCCCAATGCAGACACTGAGTGGAATGACATCTTACGCAAAAAGGGTATCTTACCCCCCAAGGAAAGTCTGAAAGAATTGGaagaggaggcagaagaggagcAGCACATCCTCCAGCAGTCAGTGGTGAAAACATATGAAGATATGACTTTGGAAGAGCTGGAGGATCATGAAGACGAGTTTAACGAGGAGGATGAACGTGCTATTGAAATGTACAGACGGCAGAGACTGGCTGAGTGGAAAGCAACTAAACTGAAGAATAAATTTGGAGAAGTTTCGGAGATCTCAGGGAAGGATTGTGTTCAAGAAGTTATCAAAGCTGGCGAGGGCTTGTGGGTCATCTTGCACCTTTACAAACAAGGAATTCCCCTCTGTGCCCTGATAAATCAGCATCTCAGTGGACTTGCCAGGAAGTTTCCTTATGTCAAATTTATCAAAGCCATTTCAACAACCTGCATACCCAATTATCCTGATAGGAATCTGCCCACGATATTTGTTTACCTGGAAGGAGATATCAAGGCTCAGTTTATTGGTCCTCTGGTGTTTGGCAGCATGAACCTGACAAGAGATGAGTTGGAATGGAAACTGTCTGAATCTGGAGCAATTATGACGGACCTGGAGGAAAACCCTAAGAAGCCGATTGAAGACGTGTTGCTGTCCTCAGTTCGGTGCTCTGTCCTCATGAGGAGGGACAGCGATTCCGAGGGTGACTGA